Genomic window (Mus caroli chromosome 14, CAROLI_EIJ_v1.1, whole genome shotgun sequence):
AACCAGGGGTCACAATTAATGGGGGGAGATCACCTAAACTAAAATTATTAGTGTTGTTTGTGTAAAGTTCAACAGTGGCATGAttccaaagaaactaaaatacagttttaaatgtGTACAATGAAGGGAGAAATGAATCACTTATTTTACTACAAACAGAAGCTCCCTTCCCAGTGCCAGCCAGCATGGTTACTATACCACAGTGCTAATGTCATCAGGCTCATCTGCCTTCTTTTGCCTGCTTGGCAGGGATTTCAAGTATTCAAGGTGTCTCCGGGCATCCTCCTGATTCTGCCTCACATAGTACACCACATAAGAGATCACCATGGTGAACCAGCCAAACATGGTGACGAGCATGGCATAGTCAGTAGTCTTTTTAGGGAGGTTACAAAGGTCAGCGTCATTGGCAGCATTGAGGAAAGGTCTCCCAGCATGCTCATCCAACACTGATGTCTTGCAAATCACATTGTGTGCTGTCTCATGATTGGATGCCATGCTCCTGAGAACTTGCTGGAGAGTACAGTCACAATGCCATGGGTTGTTAGCAATCCTAGCCCTAGCCTTCAGATTATTGAAGGCATTTTTGTGCACACTTTGAATCCTGTTGTCAGACAAATCCAGGGTCTGCAGGGTTTCTGCTACTCCTTTGAATGCATGCTCGTCAATAAACTCGATGCCGTTTTTGGACAGGTTAAGAACTCTCAGTTGATGGAGGTCCTTAAAAATCTCATTGGGGATGGATGTGATCTGATTGGAGTCCAAATACAGCAAAACTGTTTCAGGAGGGAGATCTCTGGGTATTTCCTTGAGATTTGCATTGCTACAGGTGACATTTAATCCCCCAGAGGAAGAGCAAAGGCAGCCCTTGGGACACATACTGGCAGAATGAAAACACAGTATCATCAGT
Coding sequences:
- the Lrrc3b gene encoding leucine-rich repeat-containing protein 3B codes for the protein MNLVDLWLSRSLSMCLLLQSFVLMILCFHSASMCPKGCLCSSSGGLNVTCSNANLKEIPRDLPPETVLLYLDSNQITSIPNEIFKDLHQLRVLNLSKNGIEFIDEHAFKGVAETLQTLDLSDNRIQSVHKNAFNNLKARARIANNPWHCDCTLQQVLRSMASNHETAHNVICKTSVLDEHAGRPFLNAANDADLCNLPKKTTDYAMLVTMFGWFTMVISYVVYYVRQNQEDARRHLEYLKSLPSRQKKADEPDDISTVV